The DNA segment tcgtcccactgtgcgacggggcactgcgggccgatttgaagtaagtttaaatttttcaagaatcacAAGCACCCctgatcccgcggttcacaaagctccaacgaacagaaaccgaggccagaaccggggctcattttaggccacatccaacatcttggagttgagaattttaaaaaattgactaaatattcgagtttcccgttgaaaaataccctgtGACACCGCGTTTCATAAGAATCGAACAAACAAAaaccgagatggcattttagtCCACGTCCGCCGTCTTGGATTtgaggattttaaaaaaattgactaaaaattcgagtttcccgtcgaaaaatacctcctgacacctaatttcagaaaattccatcgaacaggagccgagatagcattttaagccacttcggtcatttcggattttcgaattttgaattttttgaattttgacactACAGGTAGCCGGACCCGGCTCATGACCGGTCATTAGGCTGAAGCCGCGGAGCGTCTTGAGACCGGACATGAACCGGATACGAACTGTATCAAGGTGAAATGACTGAGAATAGTTGTAAGAGATATGATGTAAGCTGGGTATGTTGGGCGCACAAcagtctgttttttttttttttttttttttttttttttttttttttttttttaggagcttATCGCGCCCTCTTTAGAGTCTTTGGCCCTAGTTTTTCAACGAACAGCCACTGCACTGAAATTAACacataatttggacgtatttctgtcaaacggaactaagcgccaatgtgagttctttttgaggaaattagaatgccgtcccaagtagcagaggttgcaacaacttgcaacaatcgtttgattcttgcaactaatagattgatgtgcagattgcctactctctccaCTGAAGGAGatatcattgttggaactacTTGCagttaagttgaaacatgtttcaacttcaaagtattgctggttgactatctttagattttaagaAACTTTGGTTCTGCtattttgcaatctcagcaggttgcaactttgtcttccgatcagatcgtcgaaaatcggcacttatcgaccaaaagttgaccgaaagttgaaactttgttgcaactaataccaacattgtttcaacttgttgcaacttttaTTGAAAAGTGCTACTTGGGgtatagcgcgttctgtcaaacggaactaagtgccatggaaaagcattgcgagcaCAGGACGGAATgtgcccgacgcccgattccgccgccaattcaagcccccctctcccttcctcccctgGTGGCGCTTAGTTACGTTCGAGGCCTTGTCGCCACGGgccttttcacgagatttgtcccgggaaaaaatctcacttacgaagttgggaaaaatattgagttaatcattctttttcccagtaccaagtatggtccttttactcCTAGGACccgacccactgagagaggaagaagaagtgtaaacgaattgtgcgatattttgttgaatactccatttttcatgtttgcttcgttaaaataatgtgtctaattgacaattgagtgcaattattattttaatcccggttaaacactcgactttatcttcccgcgcaaaactagtcgcaggaccgtatgagcctcgtcccgtggagacggtaactgggaaaaatcccagaagtttcattcctgcgattcgaactcgggacaaatcccatgaaaacgccCCGTAGAGTAGGGACTCTACcgtaacagaaatacgtccatttgattgTTGATGTAGAGGTTTTGGCCTCAactagcctcaacttgagagcttttcttgagcttgggagttgatttcagagaaaaccagtggcaccatcgtgtttcttgcaaacttttacaaaagaatcaagagtcaaattgcaaattcctcacacatgcactgcacgtgcaacatcttcattggcgaagttttgaattttcccgCTGACAGTGATGCCGAACATAAAACGTAACACTGTTCCAGAGACGTGATGTTTTAATGATGATGAATCAACAAGAAAGAATAGTAAGTATATGCACActaaaaaagtatttaaattgTCTTTTAACACATGCTTTTAAAAGAATCGGTTGTTAGGTCATTTAAATTAACGTTACTGAATGTAAATCTGAAAATATAGTTGATCTCAACTCTGACgtagtcaaaattaaaattgtcgCACCAGCATCACTGAAAGTGTTATTATCACCATCttgttttgttatcaattatcAACAGGTGAATTTGTTTACATAACAACAGTTTATACGTGAGTTCTGATATTTCAGCAGACAGAAAAGTCTGAGCCTGAGCAAATTTCTCAATTCTCATCGTCAAAACTACTACTTATTCCTCAGTTCCATGAAATTCTATCGGTACCTTTTACtggtgaaaaattcatcaattgACATCAGAATCATTACCGGGGTAGTGCCATTCAAATTTTGTTCGTCTGGTTTGTCTTGTGCACATTATTTGCTCTATTATATAACTGCTCTTGTGACATTGAACCCTAAAAAGTAACTGACATCATCCTCTCTCTCTGTTTGAATGCTAGCTGATCTAGTTAGAGCATCTTTATCTTAGGTCTATGTACTCTTTATAAGCCACGTAATGAGGCTTTACTAGTTCAGAAGAGAAGTCGGATAATCAGGCACCCCCTTGATGAAGTTTCTATCCAAGGATACCTACTATGAAGTCTATACAACTGCTATGAGAGTTCAATTCTCCGTAACTGATTCAACCTCAAAAGAGGTATTGAATTTCATCATTTGATTATGCAACTGATTCCAAGTTGTTAGGTAATCATTTTCATGTGAGCTCTGCTCACTTTCTTCCAGTCATTTCAATCCTCATCTTTCCTGCTTCTAGATCTGTGATTCCCTCTGACAATGACATCTAAAAGGCCTGTCGCTTATTTAACCAGGATTCAGCATTTCAGTGCTGCTCATCGACTACACAGGTAATTGATGGTTCTTTAGTCAAATTCTTCTTCAATTAAATGCTTTTTCAGGTATGATTCCCCTACTTTTGAGGAGGTATTACATGAGTGCCTCGATCAGTCATATAGatgtttcataaatttcctcaacgGAATACCAATCCGATCTACAAATCAATATTAATGGTCATGAATACCTACTTAACCAAGACGATTGCTAAATTATTTATCAGAATCTGAGTAAtcttttcatggaatttttcttttgagaaaTTGAACCTTCTGGGGTGTTTTAAAGTCTCATTGGGggttaaaatttcgaaattcagCGTTACGTTCCTTATGGACAGCCTCTTAGGTCCTGGATGTACTTCATGGATGGTTGTTTTCTTTAACGTTATTGGAGCATTTTGTTTATGTAATATGAGCTTCTTTAATTATAAAGATTAATTACCTGTATGCCACATTGACAAATTGCCTAATTGCGGTAACTCCACTACGAAGAACTTTTCATTAGACTGAGCGTCCCCCTACCCTTTTGCCATGGACACTACTCTTGAAGAGCCTGAAGGACAAGGtgaataagtgcagttttatctaaaaaaaattagatattaatgattttaagtaaaactagtcttaatacatattctgtgaaaaattcactcccaatttttaagcttcaaaatgtcagtttgaactttcctctgccatatggatccatgtaattttgaaacttcaaacacgtatttctcaaaataacaACAACCAcccttatgcgccttgtcctctaagcccttCGATTGTCCTTGTCTTTACTAACTAGAATACTTCTGAAGCTTACTTAGCATGAACATGACGGTTTTACGTAGACTGCCACTCAATTCTTGTACTTGTGCACTTTCCCTCTAACAGAAGTGCAAAAATAGCTAACAAAAACTACAGGTTTTCAATGCTCTCAGAAATGAAAGTTTGTCTCAATAAAAGCCAACATGTCATTGTAAAAATGATCATGAGAAAAGGTATCTAAGCGCTAAATCAGATCCATAGAGAGATATTTACTCTTGCTGCTAGCCCTACAAGAGATACATTCATCAATGCGACAATTTTGAACTTAtgccttctttttatttttaaatcccttCCCGCTAATAAGGAATTTGTATCTTATGTTGGGTTTTTGTTTTCAGTCCTCAACTGTCGGATGCTGAAAATGCCAAAGTTTATGGGCCTTGCAATAATTTTCACGGGCATGGACACAATTATATCGGTAAGTTTGGAGTTTTTCTGCATAAATATCAGCACAGACCCTCTATATTAAAGGGTTTGTGCTGATTTAATGAGTGAATCACCCATTTTTATTTGCAGAGATTATTGAATAGTTAACTACCTACCACTGGAATGTAATTGTTAGTTATAACTAAATATTGTTAATTAACGTTTTAAATTGAACTTGCTTATAATAACTTAACAAAGTAACCCCACATAAGTTGAAATTTCACTTCTTAAtgagatttttaaggaaattaagTACCTCTTCAAAAATGTCTAATGGACACAGGATCCGGTAGGGTGAAAACCTTCCcttgaattcttaaaaaaaaggcaTGAAAACACACTCCAGGCATGATTTACCTTCAATAAGACCTTTCGCTTTCAACGATAGCCAGTTATAACTTTTCTTGCGCCAATTACCCTGGGAGATACTAAAGAGCGAACCTCTGAGCACTAATTATGTAAGTTTGCATCGACAGAATGTGTGCATTCTGTCAATGGAGACCagttttccacatttttttgttgcatgcaaataaaaataattaagatgaACTTACCTgtattcaaataatttaaatgttttGACATACGTGTCTTTGAGATCTTGGCCGTTCTCAATGTAACTAAATATAGGCCAGAACCCAAAACTTGTCTACTGTATCATTTTAATTGTTGACATGCAAGTAAGTTTGCTTTTaatattctaatttttgaacttaatttcttgaatgatTTTCCGTACCAATCTGGCAAATGTTGCTGTTGAACCCACTACACATACAGTGACAACAGTATCTCAATACTGCGTTTTTTAAATACATAAGATTGCTCTAGATGATGTTGCCAGTCACCATCAAAATAGATGACCCACCGCTAAAGCTCCTCTTTTACCACGACTTAAAGCTTTTTTTGTCATCGAAAAATCCAGAGATCTATCAGGTGATTTAAGGAGTTTGCTGCCTGAGCTTTTCGAGTCATGACGTAAGTTTTTTAGTACTACAAAATAACCCTTCATGAAGCCCTCTCTGGAGTACCCCTTTTTGCAGTAGGCCGTGCAGCAGTCCCAAATCCCCGTGCAAGTGTAGACTTCCGAATTCATTGAATTCCTGTTTTTGCCTTTCAGTCGAGGTAACACTACGAGGCCCTGTCACCGTCGATACAGGAATGGTGATGAATATCTCAGATCTCAAGAAGCATATAAACACAGCTATCATGGAAACAATGGACCATAAATGTTTGGACAAGGATGTGCCCTATTTTAAGGATATAGTCAGTACAACGGAAAATGTATGCATTTTCATctggaataatttaaaaaaggttATGGAAGATCCATCTCTATTGTATGAAGTCAAAGTGtttgaaactgcaaaaaatgttgttttttacAGAGGCGAGCAAGAGtaagtttaaattttatgaaatctaTTAAAACCCTGATcatcttgtaaaaatttcaattttctgaacTGTGAACagcaaattcattgaaaaaagggtgattttgtctgatttcAACATCCTGTTTTGGGAAAAGACATCATTCAAAGCATTGTACCTGGGcatcttttaaaagttttatttaatttacaatcattgttttttaaaagcATTTAAAGATAAAAAACAAAGATGGCTGTCATGTAATGTGATATTGCTGTATCCTATCATAATAATTACATTTTTGGCAATACtctcctaattttaaggaatatcATAAGTATACAAATATTAGTCATTCAAGTATATACTCTGCTGTGCCATTGGTAATTTTCATCAACATTTTTAAGTTTGGTGAATTTCTTTCTCGGAAGAAGAACAATCTTCAGAAAGAATGaattaaaatatatattatCTTGTCGCCTCTGCTttagaaaacagaaaaaatactcaagaaATGTATTAAGACGTTGGAATGAACTATGCAGATTTTAACTTGTCTTGTAAATTGACTGATTTAGTAGCTGCACCAGTCATTAAGTATCCGCACACCACAGTTCGATGGTTTTATCGTAAACAGACACATAATCTCTTTGTATCCATGTCAGAGTGATAGTGTGTCTAAGTCAATCCAAATTTCTCATGTTTAATGAGTCATTTTTGTACTCATGATTTGTTAGTAACCAAATTATAATTAATGAATGAATTCATTAAACACTATGCAGAATTTGGCTTTAAAGCCATGACATATTGCTTTGGTTGAAGTCATCGAAAATCAGCAAGTCAAATATTGcaagaatgacgtagccactaaatcaatCTATTCATCTTAATCAGATAAGATCATTGTCTTACTTTTTCTAATATTATAGTAGCATGTTGCTATTGCACtgcatttttttctgcatttctcttgtttgtaaaaattgtgatttgtTGTTTTCTTGACAACTTTATTTGTTGCTGTTGAAGTTTTtgccaagaaaaattcagtttccatttctaaataaataactactttttttttaaatctgaattttttctaattcttaCAATTTAAGCTTGGACCCTTATTATTGtacttttcttctctctctctctttttttggtgtaataaaggaaaaattataGACTTGCATATGCGCATGTGATAGCTTTTACGGGCTGTTCAAGTCTTACGTAAGCCATTTGGGGGAGGGAGGGGCTCTTCCAAACAGGAAACGGGGAAGGTCAGGCCCTGCCTTATGCAAGCCTCCCACTCTAAAAACATtataaacccccccccctcccctaaaaaaatccaacaaTTTTTCAGTCTTCTGTTGTATTGTTTAGAAAAATTTGGGCTCAAGCTAGGCTTACATAGTTTAAAATGAATGAGAGATTTGTTTATTGGCGGCTCACAAGGAAGAGGGAGGTCTGTCAAAAACTCGATCAAAATGGTTTGTGTCGGTAGTACTTGGACAGCCACTTGGTATGTTCAATTATATGCTATTACAGCGTAATAGCGTATAGATAGCGTAAATCGTAGAAATACAGAAGTAAAGTTCAGCAGTTTTATACAAAAGAGCTCTATATTTTGAAtacatgtaaaaaatatttacaatttgagAAAAGGCAAGGTAAAAAATCTCATAATATAACAATAATTTTAACAgagtaaattttacaaattcatAAATAGTACTTGTACTgagtgatttttagaaaaataagagTCTTCAGCAGAATTTGCCGAATGTACAAAAATAAGAGGCTCATAGGTGGAAAAATATGTTTAGGTTTCTTAGTTTACtcacaaggggagcttcccaagtgtaaccggaatttcgagttgaaatttcgcatgaagatactagagatgattttagggatgccgtattttttcgttttttcgaatggggtcgggaaagccctcaaaaaaagggctaaagatgcggaaaaaacgcgtgcgctagcggcacaaggtaaatgtaggtgatagaggctctgcatccttatcagtaccgcatggccaaacggtagcgcactcgcctcgcaggcgggaggtccCAGGATCGGATCCTGCTTTCaactcgtaattttattttactttatgcttgtttatttttcacttactttcttttgcaccattcgctccgcaaaccgacttacgaggtagaacacgtagtgactgaagattttttacatatgctgataaaaactcgaagtttctcttggattgaaacgttatatataattgaataaattaAACACTCTATAACTCACCAAAcgttgccaagctgaattttcagtcagatacagatacagattcgactgatactccggaaattcagcttggcaacgTTTGGTGAGTTATAGAGTGTTtaatttattcaattatatataacgtttcaatccaagagaaacttcgagtttttatcagcatatgtaaaaaatcttcagtcactacgtgttctacctcgtaagtcggtttgcggagcgaatggtgcaaaagaaagtaagtgaaaaataaacaagcataaagtaaaataaaattacgagttGAAAGCAGGATCCGATCCTGggacctcccgcctgcgaggcgagtgcgctaccgtttggccatgcggtactgataaggatgcagagcctctatcacctacatttaccttgtgccgctagcgcacgcgttttttccgcatctttagcccttttttgagggctttcccgaccccattcgaaaaaacgaaaaaatacggcatccctaaaatcatctctagtatcttcatgcgaaatttcaactcgaaattccggttacacttgggaagctccccttgtcaGCCACATGAATATGGAAATTAGGTACTATGTATTAAAACATGAACTAGAGATTTCATTCTTATTACTGGTTGTCAATTGTTCAGTAAAAATGTGGAATTTTTGGTAGCAACATAGAAAATATGGAGGCACATGTTgagatttttctttgattacaAAATGATAAcctaatttcattttctacagCATTCTGACCAACAATATGGATATGGCTAGTGCTATAACATCATGCTTACTGCTTCAACCTTTTATGGCAAGACAAGGATTCTTTCACGAAAGCAAGAAACTGGAATCATAAACTGCATTTCCCCTTGTATAAAATTAATGAATGCTAATTCATTCATTCAGCATAGTCTTGCATATTTTTGTAgatgaatggaaaaaaagtaaGAGCAAGAAATActgaattattaaaatattataGGCACAATAAACAGCTCCTACGAATAGGGACAAAATCTGTACATATTTCTGCACTCTAATttacagggttttttttaagcGCTTTGTgcttaaaaaaacagaaaaaatctgattacgATCGTTATTAGGTACCTTTAAGGTTTATTTTCAGGTGAAATTATGCTAAATTAGTTGACTAAAAATCTTCCTCGAAAAATCTaaagcattttaaaaatattcttagtAATAGTACAAATAAAAAGGCAAATTAAGGAGCATGTAGTAATGCAATGAGTTGCTTCCATGGTACGGACTTGAGTACTTAAAATTGAATactaaaaaatgacaagaatgaTTTTTAGGGTCGACAACACTGGCCATCTGGGCATTCAACAGGAAAGAATTAACAACTAGCATCAACCTTTACCTGCagtaaaaaaaaggttttgacAGTTGAAATCACACAGTTAAAATCCTGTCTTGGTATCCTTGATAAAATAAGTACAAGAGCAAAAACTTTTGTATGCTTTTCCAAAtctgatgaaaaaataataagttcCAAAATTTGCAAACTGAATTGCAGGCagtgacaaacacaaaattttccctcaatttctcaaaaaagACTGACAAGCAGTTACATcttttgactctgattgaaaaacattccaaaatcagTCCTTAGAGTATTCAGAAAATGTATCTAATTCTGGTTTAGAGGGATTTGATGAGCAAACATGAGTCAAAAAATAAAGGGCCAAAAAACATGAAAGACAAGGCTGCCTTGATTGCGCGACTTCTTAGACATCAGTagttttaacaaattttgaGACCCTCAGACTTCCCGAAAGGTCCCTTATTGAGATCAGATTTGATAAAACAGGAGGGGGAAGCGTAATGATAATTCTGAGCTTGATAAGTATGAAGTTATAGCTGAGTGTAGCTTTGTTGCTCTTCTTTAATGGGTAAATTATACATTTTGGATTCCTATCATTGATTCTTTCCAGGATCATTGAATTCCGGTTGGGCAAAGTATGTGACTATCTTTCAGGAAGAGGAGAACCCTCTCTGCAGAATGCAGTTCCATGAATGATTACACATGAACATGAAAAACATGAACCATGAACCATGAACCATTACACTATGTTTATACCTACATAGTCCTAAAACTAAACAAATAAAActataaacaaacaaacaaaatcacAGCATTTATCCGTGATGGATGAAATTTCAAAGGGGGGGAAAAAGCCTACTTGATTTCTACACAATATGCACTTTTGTAAAACTTCCTACCAAGGTCTGTGCATTAGGATCAAGATTCGTAGTTGTGGTCTTTGTGATACAGACTCACTTTGTTTTTGTCCTGAAATCGCTTTGTCTTAAAATAATATTGAtcaatcattaatttttatttgcttGTATGTATTAGGACATTGACTATTCGTTCAACTTTCAcatttacttttactttttagACGCAAaaagattttgttgaaaaaaaaaattttccagcaGAAGTTAACTGACAAAGGAACAAAACTTACTGAGATGGAGTGCgaacttgaaataattttctgaaGTTCTTTTAAATAAACAGGAAAAACGATTCTACAAAAactattaaaatataaaattcaacAAGATAAAGAACAGATGAAcacaaattttacaataaaagcTTGGGAGTGATGATATAGCGTGATgagtttggtaaaaaaaaaggcttTGGAAGAAATAACGATCAAGTATTGACATACGTTGGTGGAGGGGACTGCGGTAGAAGCAAATATGATGGATTGAAATGCCCTGAAATCATTGTGGGTTGATTCACATAATAgttttctgaaacaaaaaaaggaagaaagggaTTAGATACGCCAAAAAAGAATTGTTGCTTTTTCTGAAACCTATAGGTACCTATAGGCTCAATATTGaatggaaatttgaattttcaatgaaacataAAAACAATCACAAACACTAAAAGAACAGAAATGATATTCAGATTGTAATTATTAAACGTACATAGGTACTTACGACCTTGtatcaaatttcttaaaataaacaGAGATTTTTTTGGCGATGGTACCTACTTAGGTATGCCTCTTTAAACTTGTTGAAGGTAGATTTTACTGGAATTTATCAGATATTTCTTTTATCAGCTAAGAATTACGAGGCATTAGTGAGTATACTTTTAACTTTGATATTCCAGCTTGCACTTTAATCTTTATTTTTCtgctcaaaaaaaaagaaaaaactaaaagaaagGATGCTAGTGCGTGAAAACGCATTTTCCCTTCCCTTCAAAAAGTGTTGTGGTTGTTCTTTTGTACATATCTAAGGATTTTCTGTAattcaacggtgtaagtcggcaatcacataactcggtttgcgacgtcgcagacttcctgtcatactttattttttaaacagaaaactactcattGGCAGTTCTTTCAAACTGCCGTAATTTTCCTTCTctgagcgaagaaaattctgcaaaaacttcaaggaatgatgtcaattcgttCTCCAAGACACGGCAACCGAGATAcctatgtgattgccgacttacgctgTCGAATTGCCGTCTCCTAGTCTGAAAGAAGATTCGCTCCCTTTTGTACGAGCAGAGATATACAAACGCCAAGGATTAAGTACCTAATAAACTTTCTTGATGTGTTTTATGTGTTCATGATTCAGATGAGGTTGAATTTCCCCGAAATTTGCAAGTTTaatcaacttgaaattttttttggtaatacATTATgatgtcaaattttattttgcaggcaaaaaaaaaaacatgctcaGAGTTTTAAATCTTATATTTTGAGGGGCAAGAAAGATTAAATGCCACTAAAGTTGAATCTCCGAGGACACTTTCTTTCATGcagctcaaaaaataaaatacagaagTTGAAGCTGCTTACATTCTTAGTGTTAATCCCTGAGAGCATGCAAATACTCAAAAACCTACTTTTTATGTCTCATTAAGAGTGGCTAATTAGAaccaaaattttgcactttggagtatactaatatttcattctttcAGTAAATGATAGGTTATAAGT comes from the Bemisia tabaci chromosome 7, PGI_BMITA_v3 genome and includes:
- the pr gene encoding 6-pyruvoyl tetrahydrobiopterin synthase, whose amino-acid sequence is MTSKRPVAYLTRIQHFSAAHRLHSPQLSDAENAKVYGPCNNFHGHGHNYIVEVTLRGPVTVDTGMVMNISDLKKHINTAIMETMDHKCLDKDVPYFKDIVSTTENVCIFIWNNLKKVMEDPSLLYEVKVFETAKNVVFYRGEQE